Proteins encoded together in one Lutra lutra chromosome 4, mLutLut1.2, whole genome shotgun sequence window:
- the NDUFAF6 gene encoding NADH dehydrogenase (ubiquinone) complex I, assembly factor 6 isoform X6 has product MKIIDEREKNLDDRAYRNIQELENYAENTQSALLYLTLEILGVKDLHADHAASHIGKAQGIVTCLRATPYHGSRRRVFLPMDICMLHGVSQEDFLRKNQDKNVRDVIYDIASQAHLHLKHARSFHKSVPVKAFPAFLQTVALEDYLKKIQRVDFDIFHPSLQQKNTLLPLSLYIQSWRNRY; this is encoded by the exons ATGAAAATCATTGATGAAAGA gaaaaaaatttgGATGACAGAGCATATCGTAATATCCAGGAATTGGAAAATTACGCTGAAAACACACAGAGCGCTCTTCTTTACTTAACACTAGAAATATTGG GTGTAAAGGACCTTCATGCAGACCATGCCGCGAGTCACATTGGAAAAGCCCAGGGCATTGTGACTTGCTTGAGAGCAACGCCCTATCATGGAAGCAGAAGAAGGGTGTTCCTTCCCATGGATATTTGTATGCTG CATGGTGTTTCCCAAGAGGATTTTCTACGGAAGAACCAAGATAAAAATGTGAGAGATGTGATATATGACATTGCCAGTCAGGCACACTTGCACCTGAAGCAT GCTAGGTCCTTCCACAAAAGTGTTCCTGTGAAAgcatttcctgcttttcttcagACG GTTGCCCTGGAGGACTACTTAAAGAAAATTCAGCGGGTGGATTTTGACATATTCCACCCATCTTTACAGCAGAAGAATACGTTACTTCCATTATCATTGTATATTCAGTCATGGAGaaacagatattaa